The following proteins come from a genomic window of Carcharodon carcharias isolate sCarCar2 chromosome 10, sCarCar2.pri, whole genome shotgun sequence:
- the c10h11orf58 gene encoding small acidic protein: protein MSSADGEKARQRPQAQAEQHGAKRPASPNNKGCSTTWESADLGDDERKLKFLRLMGAGKKDHTGRPHPGDHKSTSHFRTGDEDKKINEELEHQFHQSLDSQLSGRNRRHCGLGFNEPEAEEPELQQISASADSATNSLNDSENKDSSNNVKSSGEEHQSEDADAKKQDLKSNYKMMFVKSSTN from the exons ATGAGCTCGGCGGACGGTGAGAAAGCGAGACAGCGGCCTCAGGCCCAGGCCGAGCAACACGGCGCAAAGAGGCCCGCTTCACCCAAT AATAAAGGATGTAGCACGACCTGGGAATCGGCTGATTTGGGTGATGATGAGCGGAAGTTGAAATTCCTAAGGCTAATGGGAGCTGGGAAG aaAGATCATACTGGGCGCCCACATCCAGGAGATCACAAATCAACCTCACATTTCAGGACAG GTGATGAAGATAAGAAAATAAATGAGGAGCTGGAACATCAGTTTCATCAGAGCTTGGACAGTCAGCTGTCGGGAAGGAACAGGCGACACTGTGGATTAGGCTTCAATGAG CCGGAGGCAGAAGAACCAGAACTGCAACAGATCAGTGCTTCTGCAGATTCAGCAACCAACAGCTTGAATGATTCTGAAAATAAAGATTCTTCAAATAATGTGAAATCTAGTGGCGAGGAGCATCAGTCAGAAGATGCAGACGCTAAAAAGCAGGATCTGAAAAGCAATTATAAAATGATGTTTGTAAAGTCATCTACAAATTAA